The Gossypium arboreum isolate Shixiya-1 chromosome 4, ASM2569848v2, whole genome shotgun sequence DNA segment gtacctatttgagaTGTATGAGATATAAGCTCGATATACGCTATGAGATTtatatggatagtgatgagtaagttatacttGTGCCTACTtttgtgttatgagcatgttaatgaatggtaaaattgttgttgtatatttatttatatgcaacttactaagctttatgcttactccctctcctttcatttttcttatagtgccgcctatctagctcaaggatcaacagaagtcagagatatcgatcacactatcaatcgaaacatttgatataatttcatttatatttttgaatatggcatgtatagggaactagacttatgttttgtgttcatattaacttggccaaatgtgttggcttgggataaatcccttattttgtattaagcctcaaATGATGgctaatgctcattttgatttgTATGGAATGAAGTTATTTTCAAGGTTGAGTAGAATGCGTAAATGGAATGTTGTCTATTTTGGATGATTTGGTTGCTTGAGATAGTCTTATATTGGATTTGGTGGttattgtgtaggttgtgtaagtaagggtggcaaagaggcttggtaaatagccttatatcgtccacatgggtagacacatgggcgtgtgtgacacacggccagctccaagggcgtgttgtccagccgtgtgtcccctacacgtaaacatttcaagtcagtatgcatgatagtaaactcacaggcagagacacggccgtgtgtctcaaccgtgtgaggaaCACAgcctaggacatgggcatgtgccttggccatgtgacattttGGGTTTGctaatgtcagaaacagaatgtccatgtttttacacacggtctaggacatgggtgtgtcatggtcgtgtgaaggacacaggccagggacacgggagtgtgccaggctgtgtgaaaacccctgtaggtgtgcatttagaattaatttcacacgggcatgttgcccttccacatgggcgtgtgccactgTGTCAAGTGTCAATTTTCTATAGTTGGCTTAAAGGCCCTGGTCGATCCCAGATAGTTTCCTATGGTCGATTTGGGAATTGTAGGCCCATGACAttaagtttaaagtagaaattgaaaaagtttaaaattgagtAGAGTTTTGGTGACTCGAAAATGTTTGTTAGCATGAGTTAAAGTTAAGTAATACCTCGTACTCAATCCCAGTGAAGGGTTTGGGCATGTGGTGTTACATGAAGGGTGAATAGTGTGTGTACTCCGACTTGATTCTAGCTGATCGAGATTCTCAATGATCTTCAGAAAAAGAAAACAACTAACATAAGTAACTAGttcttagtaagcttgtataaatcataaacataaacttaccaaataggctcaatttatacaattcatgcataaCTCCATTAACATGCTCATGAGTTCATTCAATTCCTATTCACATTAAAAATCTCACAAGTTAGTGGGCTTGACAATGAAACATATAATCTTTCCATATCATGAACATATATTAGGAACATATTAATATTCATTTCATTCATCACATCTCCAACATGTATCATTTATTCATTTCCAAAGCATTTATACCAACACTTACCATTTCATCCATCAAAATCATAtaacataacatataattaagtTCACTCGATTTAAGCCTTTATTACTTATTGAACCAAATGAAATAACATCAAATACTCGGGAAAATGATCACACAAGCTGTGATTGTAACCAtatatgctcacacaagctatgggtTGAGATGTTAAGCCACAtgatgttgctcacacaagctgtggagaatccataataaatgtaggacctcagccattggtaggatatccaagaccagcacctgaaactgtaaataacccctaatgacatgtcatttgtatcctaagtattcaCGAGGTTCATACAGGCCACATTACATATCCaaataatttaattccattttcacTATACCATTTCAAGCTCACATACATACATTTTACATTTTCCAAACAAAATCATCAATTTAATCAACATCACAATTTAGGCCAAAATCACTAATCAACATATATCATGCAATTCAACTATACCTAACATGAATAATAGTTAACATGTTACCAAAAGCAATAATTAGTAAGTTTAAACAATATACAAACTCACCTAGACAAAAACGATTGCATAAACAAGGCTGACAACTATTCTGTTACTTTAGCTTTTCATGATTCGAGTTCGATTGATTTGTTTCTTGATCTGAATAATAATTTTCGttcaattattcaattcaaacatctcaaacaattaaacttaagcttATAAccctttttaatataaaattaaaaaattaccccCAACATTTTActctttttgcaatttagcccctaaacccGAAACTTACGAATCAACCATATTTAAGCAAAATACAATCTAGCCGATTTCTATATAGTCCCTATTCAGAtcacatttatcaattttttcacaataatttcatataattttaccattttaacaattcaatccctaaacattaaaattactaaaaactactttacaaaattgTCCTATTTCTCAACCAAGCTTATTAATCTACCATAGAACTTCACAAATACCTCaaactcatcaatggcataatccaAAATGTTTAACATTTTTACGAATTAACCCCCGGGTTAGTTAGATTAAACTAAAACGAttaaaaaaacatagaaataattaaaaacgggccAAAATTATATATCATGCATGAGTTTgaagcttggccgaatatccCCTTAGCTAAAATGGTGGTTTTGGTTCTTAACAAtgtaaaatgaagaagatgatggctTTCCATTACTTGGTTCTTAACATTTTTACACAGATTCTTCCAACCATCAGAAAATATTAACATTTTTTTTagaaatcattttccaaaagtcattttcagtgaaacaacttaaataaatgtgaaataaataattttacaaaattaaattcTAAGTTGCTATGGAAAATTTTATACTTGTAACTGTAAAAGTTATTTGTCTTTTATTAATTACAAAGTTGACTATaatgttaaaaaataatattatctaatacaatatttttaaataattaataaagttACCATATTTCAAACTTAAATGTTTAATAATATTCGTCTGTTTTAGAAGTAAAAAGTTTCTTATCGTTTCTATCAGTagctttttgtaaaattttagaattatatataattatttcttcatgcattcagttattataattttattataaattattaaattttaaaactttcatgtaacaaaaatcaatttaaaacattctatgttaataaaaaattttaatttactatatttgaattaatatattgtattattatataatattttcgTCTTAAATATTCTCGTATAATTATGTTAATTAGAAATAtgtgtttttcaaattttatattaaatttattttaaagtcGAGCTCAAATTTATGTTAAACTCGAAATAGTTTAATAttgaattatttcaaatttaGATCAATTTAATTATTACGAATTTTGATTTTATCAAACACCAACAAACATTCCAACTGAGTGTGTTTTACCACATCTAATTAATTTTGACAGCAAGGTACTGTTTTTTACAGTTTTACAGAAATAATGATTTCCAGTTTTTACCCCAAAAATCAGTAGAAGAGGTGAAATTAAATCCTGAAGGTTTTAATTTTACCTGGTCCTCCCATTCCCACGTAGAACCCCAAATGACAAAATCCCACGTGGTATTTACTCACTACATCTGCGTGTCGGATGCCAATTTCTGCTTCTTTAATTCCATTCACTCGCACGTGCTGGACCccacacacgagtcacttgatcgtcTACGTGGCATAAAATTTATACGTGGCACTCTCAGATACATCCTCAAGGCGCCGCAGAGACTTGTAAGAGACCTTTTCCTTTTTGGTTAGTTTCCTTACAAAGAAGTTGAATGTGTTCTGTTTCCtctcttttgattttctttttccctTAGTTTTTGAATTTTTGTTTCGTTTTTCCCTCTTTGGGATGGAATTAGGGAGAGGCTTACTTTCGAGCTCGTGCGCTTCGCCAACGGCAGATGCGGCAGAGGATGCGTTGGCGGCGGATCGGATGGATATGGAAGCGGCAGAGATATTGGCCGCCTTGGCGCATTCGAAGAAGCGGGTTGCTGTTTCCGTCTCCGCTGAATTTGGCGCCAAATGGGGATGCAAAGGGAGGAGACTGAGGAAGCGAGCCAGTATCAGTACTGAGTCACCGCCTTCTGGCGTCGGTTCGAACCCGGTTCAATCCGTTTCGGATCTCGCTGAGGTTGGTGAATCAAtctaattttatcaatatatatacttGAAAGGATAGTTTTATCGATATTTTCGATTTATTTATCTATTCTAttctattttaagaaaaaattctgatattttttaTTTAGTGGCTTTTCACTGTGTCTGCCCGGAATTAGTGATTTAAATTAccttttgaaagtgatgctcatAATTGAAAATGTGGAAATAATACATACCAAAAGAAGTTAATTCTTTTTGCTCAAAAACAAAATTATacattttgatttttttcatgATACTTGAAATTTCATTTGATAAAATGAATCTGTATTGTGAATGCTGGAAATGTCATTTTGAATAGTAAGAAAAAAATTCTTTTACtgttaatatatttaattaaatataaccAACCACTCAAATAACTTACTGATTTTCTTATAATCTGTTAAATTCTTGATCTTATCGATGTTAATATGTCAAATGCGATGCAAGAATTTGAAGATAATAGTGGAAAATATCTTAATGTTGAACACTTTGTAGTTTTGTCAGCTTTTATTTCACTTTTCTATTTCTGGGATTTAAAGGAATTAAATTATACGCGGGAAGAAGAAGAACATAGATAAACTAGTAAGAAACTGGTGGccatagaaaattttctaattttagaATGTTAGAACACAAGTAATAATCATTGATATGGAAAATGTGGTTAGCTAAACCTGTTGGGTCTTTATTGGAATTCTGATGTGGTTAGCTAGACAAGTTATCTTGTGTCTTAATTGGACGAAGTGATCTGTCACCAAGTGGCACTATTCTTATAAGTGAGAGTGACACTATTTTATGCAGGACTTGAGAACTATTTTTGTTTATAGCAGGATCAAGCTACAATAGGCCAGGAGCAAAGTCAAGTGATAAGCACATCTGTAGTTATTGAATCGGTAGTAGCTGAGTCGCTTAATGCGAGTCATCCTTGCGCTGAAAGATACCCATCCAATGGGGTGCTGAGGTCCAGTCAGAATTTAACCAAGGTATTAACTTGTTTGATTTACCATTTTGCTTTTCAAATGCCACTATTTTTGACTGATTGTTCTTTATCAGGCTGAAAAAGAAACATGTAGATTGCGTAGAATGTTAACCCATAAGGAGTCTGATTGGCAGATGATTCATGAAAGGCCGGTTGGTTGTGTTTGTGATATGTtgcattttttatttatatgtttatttttagattttattaatCTACTTATACTGGTTCCTCACTTTAACTTTAGATATTATTCAGCACTGTGGGAATATCTGAGAAAGATATTTGGGAGGATAGTCAGCTGAATGAAATGACAAGGAACAATGCTCTCATAAACCCAGTGAAGACTGAGCAGAATGCTGAATCAGTCAGATCAAGTCCTGCAGGTGCAATAAAACACATGTCAGGTGGTGGGGGAAGGTCAAGACAGAATTTATCTGAGGTGGAACAACCTTTTATTTGATCTTCTTTCTTTAAGATTGATCTTTATATTTCGTCTGAAGCTTTTTCTATCAGGCTGAAAAGGAAGCACGGAGATTACGTAGAATATTAGCAAACAGGGAGTCTGCTAGACAAACGATCCGCCGAAGGCAGGTAATTGATTTATTGCATGTTCAGTTCTGTTTGCTTTTAGATTATATGTTACCTTGTTGTCAGTCTCCATTTGTTAAGTTACCTGTATCTTTTACTTGCTTTGACTGTAATTTTTTTTTAGTCTAATGAGAATGTCTCTGAAATTTATTTTGAGAAAGCCTTATCCATTTCCGTTTCCCTTTTTTCCTTCATCTAATTTAAAACCACGACTCTTATGGCACAATTATACTGCCTTCCCCTTGTCACATTTCTTGAAATGACGTACTGTGAATGATTGCTCAGCTCGTCAAAGGGAGATTGAAACCTTAGGACTTGTTAGAGAGACATAGATCTTTTTAGGGTTTTCTTTTCTGATAAAAAATTTGCTTAGTGTTTTATTGTTTTGTATGTCCTTTTAAATAAGGATCAGTCTTATTACATAGAGAGAAACCTATTCTTAAAAGGAAGTTACGTGATGGATAAGTAGTTTGTCCTAAAATGAGTATGCAAAAGTTTGTTTTAGTTTGAAAATTATATATAAGCATAAGTATCTGTATTTTCTTTTGTGGTTTAATTGTGAATTTAAGTAACTTACTGGCTCAGCTGGTGCCCGGTAAACTATGACACCATCTCAATTAGTAATTTTGCTGGCATCCTTACCGCTGTTTTCAAATTCAACAATACTTTTTGGGGGCTGTGCTTGCTACAACTCAGTAAATTGTTATTGGGATCTGTTGGGATTGTATTCTTAGAAAAACTAAAAGTCCTTAAGGTTGATCCTTATACCCATATGAGATGACCTTCTCCAAACATCCTACATTAGTGAATACCCGAATAGTACAATTGATAGAAAGTAGTTCCTGGTTTTTTTTAGTCACGTTAATTATTTAATGATGGATGCTTAAAAAtgcattaattatttttgttgGACAGGACATTATATTGTAGGCATTTTCTTATCTGCCTTGTCAGTTTATGCAAGTGATTACTTGTACAAGTGGCAGATGCCCTCTAATTGTCCTAAGATCTTAGGATTTACTAATATCAGACCCAAGATATCTACCTTGTATGGGTATCTGTATGAGTCTGTGTTTGGTTCTGGAAAAATCTAAGGCGGAATCATGTGTTGTGAATGCTAGAAGTTGAATTTACTGGAATGGCAATTGTTAGGTGGTGCTATTCTATGTCTATCAAGTCTAAGGTTTCTTAGGGTCTTATCTTCCAGTTGGCTCCTACACATATTTCCAGTTAGTTTTAGGTTGGATGCTTAACAGAAAGAATGTTTTGCCTACATTGCTTGGGTCAACATGTGCTAGTTGCAACATTGCATGTATTACTGTTAAGCAAGTCAAATTATAATATCTAAACTTCAGCAAACTTTTTCATAGGTAATCTTCTTCTGGTTTAATTGCTCTCCAAAGTTGAATTATGGTTAACTACTGCTGAGTGTTACTTATGGCTGAACTTTTTTTATTCAGGCTCTCTGCGAAAAATTGACCCTGAAAGTTACAGATTTAACACAGGAGAATGAAAATTTGAAGAGGGTAAGTGGGGCTTCTTCAGATAATtgtatttacattttatttttacttgACTTTTCGGAATTGTAGAGTATATCTGTTGTGCTAGaagttttaaaacaaataatcaaACGAAGTTTTTAGGTCTCTACCCTTTTGAACTCTTTGGTTGTAACTTTTCATTCTAAGATAAATACACGAATAGGTTTCTTGGTTGTTATTGAATTCATGTTAATATTGCATGGTAACTTATTCACTTTTGATTACATTCCTACTGAGAAGGCAAAAGAGTTGGCCCTGCAAGAGTATCATTCTCAAGATAGCGCCAATAAGCACCTGAAGGCAGAGGTAACATATATGATTGTTAATGCACCTTTCAATTTTGAAAGTACTTCACATATTTGACATTCTTTTGGTCCTGAAAAGTGACCATTTTCGGCATATATATCTCTGCAGATGGCTAAGGCATTGAAAGCTGATGAAGGGAAAACTACTGCAGAGCTTCAGTTAGATCATCATATTTCTGGTCCATCTGGAAACTATCCATATTTCTTTTATAATCAACATCATTTTCTCCCTTTTGGTTGGCCTTCCAGTGTTCAATCTTCACATCCTGTTCAATCACAATGTGGCCAAAATGCCATTTTTGTTCCATCTAGCATTTCCTCACCAGCTAATGGTAGGCTTGATTCATCTTTTAATCAAGAAAGCCCCATAAACGTGAATGGACCTAAGACTGCCTTATATGTAGTGCCCTACCCTTGGTTTTTTTCTCTTCCTGATCAACGGAGTGGACTGCATCCTCAGCCTTCTTGTGGCACAATAGATATTGAAGATGAAACTTCTGTGAGTAATCATTTTAACGCTGGGTGTCATTTGAAACCTGTCATGAACGAGAAGTTTAATTCCTCTTTACCGGTAGAAGTTGAAAAAGAGGCTTATGAGCCAATTGAAGCCAGTCCTAATAGCAAGAATTGTACTTCAGTTAAGCTTCCTGCAGATGTTGGTGGTCAGTGTATGTCCTACATTAAAGAAGAGGTCCTTCTGCCTGGACCTCTGTGTTCTGCAGGGACTACATTTGAGAATAGAACAGATCATGTTGTCAAGACTGAAGAGGCTCCTATAGGAGCATTTCATTTTGTTGGTGCGTTGCCAGAAGAGAACAAAGAATCAAAAAGTTATACGAGTAAGAAAGTACTGGATGCAGTGGCTGCTGCTGAGGCAAGAAAGCGGAGGAAAGAACTTACAAAACTAAAAAACCTTCATGGCCGACATCGTTCACCATTGAGTTTGTCGGCAAAAATCTAGACAGTTGTGACTATGGCTGCAAGCATATCTCTCAGTCAATTTTCAAGCTTGAGGTATTTTTTCTCAggctttcctttttccttttttaaggACAGATTTACATTCCTGTATTTTGTTTTTTCATTTAGCTTAACAGATAAATAATctttcattattttttttttctttttcttcccggGGTGTTTAAACTTAAGATTTAGATGGGGGATGGGTACTTTCCCCCATTTCAAAGGCTTTTAACTTGGAACAAGGCTGCAAAATAGTTTGCATTAGTTGCAAATTTAGCCAGATATTTTGTAACATATATGCTGCAAGTTTTTCACCCTCTTGCAGAACAAAGGCATGTACAATTCCGTGATCGAGATATTCAAATCTTCTGGTTGATTTTCAATCCTAcattcttttccctttttctctTCATTCTTGCAAAATGATGCGTATATTGTGCTGTTGACACTATAGATATACCTTTCGTATGCATGTGTAATATAGCCCTCAAACATTTTTCGAACATAAAACACTCTTGAAATTTAAGATTCTGTACTGAAATTCATATTTCTGTTCCATTGAGAGATGGATGTGCATA contains these protein-coding regions:
- the LOC108458699 gene encoding uncharacterized protein LOC108458699 is translated as MTKSHVVFTHYICVSDANFCFFNSIHSHVLDPTHESLDRLRGIKFIRGTLRYILKAPQRLVRDLFLFGRGLLSSSCASPTADAAEDALAADRMDMEAAEILAALAHSKKRVAVSVSAEFGAKWGCKGRRLRKRASISTESPPSGVGSNPVQSVSDLAEQDQATIGQEQSQVISTSVVIESVVAESLNASHPCAERYPSNGVLRSSQNLTKAEKETCRLRRMLTHKESDWQMIHERPILFSTVGISEKDIWEDSQLNEMTRNNALINPVKTEQNAESVRSSPAGAIKHMSGGGGRSRQNLSEAEKEARRLRRILANRESARQTIRRRQALCEKLTLKVTDLTQENENLKRAKELALQEYHSQDSANKHLKAEMAKALKADEGKTTAELQLDHHISGPSGNYPYFFYNQHHFLPFGWPSSVQSSHPVQSQCGQNAIFVPSSISSPANGRLDSSFNQESPINVNGPKTALYVVPYPWFFSLPDQRSGLHPQPSCGTIDIEDETSVSNHFNAGCHLKPVMNEKFNSSLPVEVEKEAYEPIEASPNSKNCTSVKLPADVGGQCMSYIKEEVLLPGPLCSAGTTFENRTDHVVKTEEAPIGAFHFVGALPEENKESKSYTSKKVLDAVAAAEARKRRKELTKLKNLHGRHRSPLSLSAKI